Within Mycobacterium botniense, the genomic segment TCCGAAGGGCATCATCCGCGTCATCATCTACTACCCGCTCAGCCTGGGACGTAACTTCGACGAGTTGCTGCGGGTCGTCAAGGCCCTGCAGACGTGTGACCATTTCGGGGTCTCTACACCGGCGGACTGGCAACCCGGTGAGCCCGTCGTCCTCGCCGCGCCCGGCACCACCGGTGCCGCCCAGGAACGTATGGCGGGCACCGCTGAAGGCGTCGAGTGTACAGAGTGGTTTTTGTGCACCAAAAAGCTGTCCGCCGAAGAGATCGAAGCCGCCATCCGGGTCGCCTAGCGGGGGCCCGGCGTTGACAACGGGCGACGGGCTTCCCCCGTGGCGAAACGTGTTGGCCGTGGTCGCCCACCCCGACGACGAGTCGTTCGGTTTGGGCGCCGTCCTCTCGTCCTTCGCCGAACGGGGAGCGAGATTAGCCGTTTTGTGCCTGACCCGCGGCGAGGCGTCAACATTGCACGGTGTTGCCGGTGATCTGAGCGAGATTCGGGCGCGTGAGCTGGCGGCGGCGGCCGAGGTGCTCGGCGTGTCGACTGTCGAACTGCTCAGTTACCCTGACGGCCATTTATCTGAGACGCCCGCCGATGAGCTGTCGGTTCCGGTCGTCGATTTCGCCAGAAAAGTCGGCGCGGACGGCGTGCTTGCGTTTGATTCTAATGGTGTCACTGGCCATCCCGACCATCAGCGGGCGACCGCTGCTGCACGGGCCGCCGCACTTGACCTTGACCTGCCTGTGCTGGGCTGGACGCTGCCCAGCGCAGTCGCCGACACGCTGAACCACGAGTACCACACGTCCTTTGCCGGATACCCGAGCACACATATCGACCTCGTGATACCGGTCGACCGGCATCAGCAATACCGGGCGGTACGCTGCCACCCCAGCCAGGCGCTGCCAACCAGTGTGCTGTGGCGCCGCCTGGAACTATTAGGTCCGCATGAGCACCTGCGCCGGCTCACTCCCGTCTGATACCGACATCCAGCCACAAGCATCTACTGCCTAGGCACCTAGGCAGTAGGTTGGTCACTGTCGAGGTTTCGTATCCGAAGGAGTCACCGTGCCCCGTCGTTTGACCACGTGGTTGGCTGCCGCTGCACTACTGTTGGCGGGTTGCGGCTGGTCCCACACCACTGCACCTGCCCCTGTTCAGCTGCAGTTCTCTGCTAAAACCCTTGCTGGTCAACCGTTTTCCGGAGAAAGCTTGAGGGGTAAACCGTCTGTGTTGTGGTTTTGGGCTCCGTGGTGCCCCCAGTGTCAGCAGGAGGCGTCGACGGTCGCCAAGGTCGCGGCGGCCAACCCTGCGGTGACGTTTGTCGGCGTGGCCGGACATGACCGGATACCCGCCATGCAGGCGTTCGTCGACAAATACCGCCTGGGTGGGTTCACCCAGCTGGCCGATACCGACGGGACGATCTGGGCCAGGTTCGGGGTCACGCACCAGCCGGCCTATGCTTTCGTCAGCTCGCACGGTAGTGTCGACGTGGTCAAAAGTTCCCTGCGGGAATCGCAGTTGAGCGAGCGGGTTCACGCGCTGGTCACTCAATGATCGACACGGCGGCATTGGGTTTCGCGTTAGGCGCCGGGCTTGTCGCCGCCCTCAACCCTTGTGGATTCGCTTTACTGCCAGGTTATTTGGGTTTGGTGATCGCCGAGGCCCAGGACATATCGCGCGGCACGGCGCTGGCCCGCGCGGCGGCGGCCACCGTGATGATGGCGCTCGGATTCCTCACGGTTTTCGGCATTTTCGGCCTGGTGATCTCGCCTGCAGTCGCATCGGCGGAGAAATATCTGCCGTTCGCCACCGTCGTCATCGGCGTTGTGCTGATCGCGATGGCCATCTGGCTGCTGGTCGGTAAGGACATCAATGCCGCCGTGCCCAAGCTGACGCGCGGAACACCGACACGACGGCTGGGGTCGATGTACGGCTATGGCGTGAGCTACGCGGTGGCTTCGCTATCGTGCACGCTCGCACCGTTTCTCGCTGTCATCAGCACGACGTTCAAACAGGGTTTGATGCTGTCCGGCATCCTGGCCTTCCTCGCCTACACCGCCGGGATGACAGCGACGGTGGGAGCTGCCGCATTGGGTGTCGCGCTGGCCGGTTCGTCCGCCGGCGCTGCACTGCGCAGGATTCTGCCGTATGTGGGCCGTATCGCCGGCGTTGTCGTTCTGTTGACCGGACTGTACGTGACCTACTACGGCTATTACGAAATCCGGGTGTATTTCGCTGATGCTGCCCCGGACGACCCGGTCGTCCACATCGCCGGTATCGTACAAAGCTGGCTGGTGCACCAGGTCGACAAGCTCGGTGTATGGCCACTGCTCGGTATGGCCGCCTTGTTCGTCGCTGCGGCGTTCCGCTGGCGCTCAGTGAGCCGCTGGCTTCATCGACACCCCGATGCCACCAGCGATTCCAGCTAACCAGACGCTGAAAACGGGTGCTCTCAAAGACGACAGGCCATTCCGACCGCCAGTGGTGTGTGCAGCGCCAGCGCGGCGACGCCGTTCAGCAGCAACAAGACGGCTGTGTTCATGCGTCGTTCCGGTTGTCGATGATGCGGCGCAGCGCAGCCCGAACCCGCGTTGCTTCTTGTTCATCCATCTGGTTGATGAAGAATGCCAGAACCAGGTCCGAATCGCCGCCGGCGTCGAAGGCGTCGCGCATCACCGCCGCAGAATGTTCTTCCCGCGCGCTACGTCGTCGAAGACCGCGCGAACCGTGGTGACCTCGCCGCGCTCCCGCACGCGGTCCATGATGACCGCCTCCTCGAGCCCACCCAAGCAGCGGGCCCGCGTCGGCACAGTCGCGCGGCTCTGACGCTTCGCCACGACGGTACGCTACCGATCTGCCGATTCGACAACACCGCCGGCCCACTGGGCCGATGGCCCGGGACCGGCGGCGCATCAACCGACATCAGCGCCTGTCACTGGCGGTATTTCGACGGTGACCTCGACACCGGGGTGCGGTCCACCGCAGCCGGCGTTATGACGCGGCAGGAACCTGATTACAGTACGTTGCCCGTGCGATCGCCACGAATTGTGACGCCTTCGTCAGCGACAATTCCGGATTGGCGTTTTTCACTCCGCGTGCAGCTTGGTTCGTGGTATGTCCCTGCGCGAGATAGTCGCATACTTCTCGGGCGCTGGCGACCGCGTCGGTGGGGTTGGGGTACTGGATACCGATCTGGTCGAGCGAGCTGAGGAAGGCCGTGTCCCCGGGATCGGCGTTGGCGGCCGCGGGCATTCCGACCACCGCAGCCACCCCGGCTGCGGCAAGAAGCGATCGTATAACTGTCATTGTCCCTCCGTAACGACAACGGGCCGGCTGGTTCGCCACTTGACGAACTCAGTTTTTATGAAATGGCTTGTACGCCAAGAGTTTATCGCTGGGCTGGCGGTGAGAACACGCCGGCGAGGGCTTTGGTCGACAGTGTTCACGCAGTGTTCAGCAACCTGCAAGGCCGGTGCCGATCGCCGCGGCGTTCGCACCATGATTACCCCCGCGATGACTGGCTTCACCCACTGCCCCGTGACCGATAACTCGTGGCCGCGTTTCAACCGCTGATACCGCCGGCCGGCAGCTGCGCAGGGCAGTACGTCTGCGCGGAGATCGCGACGAACTGGGCGGCGTTATGCATCGACAGGTGGTGGTTCCGCATTTTCAGGGCGCGCACGACGGTGTTCACCGGGCGCCCCGCAGCAAGGTAGTCACAGACGTCCTTGCCGATAGACACGGCATCCTGCGCATCTGCGTATTCGATTCCTGCACGATCGAGTTCGTCGAGGAACACGGTGTCGGTGTTATCGGCGTGTACCGGCGCGGCCAGGCCGACTGCCGTGACAGCACCGGCTGCAATCAACAGCCATCTCGCATACTGCATAGTTCCGGCAGCGTTATCGCTGTCGATGAACAGTAGCTGTGCAGCAGGTGAACCACACGTGAACGTTGCCCGTCACCTTGCCGCGGCGCGCACTTTATGGCGAACACCACACCGAGACCAACTCTGCAGCAATGGCTTTCGCACATCACGCGATGGGATCGCGCTGGCTGGTTGATTGTGCGGCGGCATCCAACAGTTCACCGTCACGGCAGTGTTTCGACCATCCGGCCGTAACCTCCGGTTTACCGCGGCGGGCTGTTATAACCCCGGCCCGGCAACCGGTCGCTTGGAGGGAGGCTCGCGATGAGGCGCATCAGTGCAGGTTCCGCAGCCAGAAAACACGGCGTACGGACCTCACGTTGCGCCCGCCCGGTGCCGCCCGGCCCGGTGTCCGCTGTCCCGGCGGGCGCACTCATGCGGCGGCGCATCCCGTTATCAGCTCTGGTACCGGCCGCAGGGTGCATCAGCACGTCGCCACACCGCTGTGGCAGGCCGGACGGTGACACCGATAACGAGCACCACCACATCACCTAGGACCGCAGACATCAACAGCAAGGAGAACGGGAGCCGAGATGTTTCTTGACTACAGTTTATTGCCTCCGGAGATCAACTCGGGGCGGATGTATGCCGGTCCCGGAGCGGGGTCGCTGCTCGCCGCCGCGGCGGCCTGGGATGAGCTGGCCGCCGAATTACACTCCGCGGCGGCCCAATACAGTTCGGTGATCGCAGCCTTGACAACCACACGGTGGACCGGCCCGTCGTCGGCGGCTATGGCGGCTGCCGCCCAAACGTATGTGACCTGGTTGCAGAACACAGCAGTTCAGGCTGAGCAGACGGCTGGCCAGGCCAAGGCGGCCGCGAGCGCCTACTCGACCGCGCTCGCCGCCCATGTGCCTCCGGCGGTCATCGCCTCCAACCGCGCCCTGTTGGCCGCACTGATCGCGCACAACTACTTCGGGCAGTACACGGCAGCGATCGGGGAGACCGAGCGTCAATACGCGCAGATGTGGGCCCAAGATGCCACTGCGATGAACGGATATGCCCGCTCGTCGGCGGCCGCGTCGGGACTCACTCCGTTCAGCCAACCACCGCAGAACACCAACCCGGCCGGACAGGCCGCCCAATCCGCCTCGGTTCTCCAGGCAACAGGCAGCAGCGCTGGTACACACGTGCAATCCGTGCTGTCGCAGCTGCTCAACCTTGGCACGTCGTCAGGCTCGTCGAGCACGACAAGCTCGTCGACGAGCACGATCAGCTCGGCAGTCAACAATGCTGCCAGCTACGCGTCAATGACCTTCGGTAACGGCACCGCCAGCTGGGCCGACGCCGCAAACGCGATTAGCAATATCAACAACGGGATCGGTTTGTTTACGTTCCTGGCCGAAAACCCCGCGGGGCTCTTCGAAACGCTCAACCCCCCGTTCGTGGGACCAGCGGCGCTGGGCTTCGGCGGCTCGGGGCTGGCTGCCGGCATGGGCCAGGCAATCAAGATCGGCGCGTTGTCGGCGCCGCCGAGCTGGGCGATGCCCGCTTCGGCGATCACCCCTGTCTCCTTCACCGTTCCGGCCGCCGGCGCGCCGAGCGTCCCGGCTGTCGTCGGAGGCTTCCCCGGCGGAGCGTTCGGCGAGACCATGCTGGGCACGCTGGCCGGCCGGGGTCTCGGCGGGGTTGCGGCCCGTGCCGTGGTGTCACGTAACCGCAAGGTGGTACCGCGTTCACCCGTCGCCGGGTGACCTTTGATGCCCGCGCGGCCGGTTTCCCGGCCGACTGGCACCCCGCCACCGCTACCGAGGCGGCCTGAGGTGTCGATCCCGAGAAATCTACGGCCACAACAACTTTCAAGACGGAAACGAGAAGTCGGGAAAGAGAAAACGAGATGGATTTTGCGTTGTTGCCGCCGGAGGTCAACTCCGGGCGCATGTATACCGGACCCGGGTCGGGGCCGATGCTGGCGGCGGCGGCGGCCTGGGACGCGCTGGCTGTGGAGCTGGAGACCACCGCGGCCGGCTACTCCTCGGTGATCGCGGGGCTGACCGGCCAAAGCTGGTCAGGGCCGACCTCGGCGGCGATGGCCGCCGCGGCCGCACCCTACGTGGCCTGGCTGCAGAGCACCGCCGCCCAGGCCGAACAGACCGCCATGCAGGCCAAAGAGGCCGCCGCAGCCTACGAGGCGGCGTTTGCGATGACGGTGCCCCCGCCGGTGATCGCGGCCAACCGGGCGCTGCTGGCAGCGCTGGTCGCCACCAACTTTTTCGGCCAGAACACCCCGGCGATCATGGCCACCGAGGCCCACTACGCCGAGATGTGGGCCCAAGACGCCGCCGCCATGTACGGCTACGCCGGCGCGTCGGCACACGCGAGCGCACTGAGCCCGTTTAACGAACCACCCCCGACCACCGACCCGGCCGGGTTGGGCGCCCAGACCGCCAGTGTGGCCCAGGCCGTCGGCACTGCCACCGGCTCCCACGTGCACCAGCTCACTCAGGTGACCACGGCGCTGCCTGCCGCGCTGCACCAGTTGGTTTCGCCGTCGGGTACATCGGGCTCCACGGAGACATCGACGACGTCGTTGCTGAACGAATTGAACACCTTGTTCGGTGGTAACACCGGTATGGCGTCAGCGTATACATCCAACTCGCTGGGCTACTTCACTGCCAGTTACACCGTCGGCGCCAACGGTTTCGGTTTTTACCGCGAAATACTCGTCCGCGGTGGAATCGCCGGCTACCTCACGTTCGAAGGCCTGGGGCCGCGCGAGGCCCTGTTCGGTGTGGCCGGGGCGCAGACGCCCGGGGGTCTGGGCCGAGCCGCCGCGCTCGCGCCACTCGCGGGAGTCGGGCAGGCGTCCTCGGTCGGGTCGTTGTCGGTGCCACCCAGCTGGGCTGCCGCCGCCGAGACCGAGCCGGTGGCGATTTCCCTGACGTCCACCGCCACCGACGCCGCCCCGCTGGTCGCCGCCAGCCTGCCTCCGGGTATGGCACTGCAAGAAGCGATGATGGGCACGATGTCGGGGCGGGGCGCGCTGACCGGTGTGACGGACCGCCGCGACGGCAATGACGATGATCGCGATGACAAGAACCAAAAGGGGAAAGCCGAGAAGGAAGGGGAGCGTCCGGCCGCTGCCTTGATCACGCCCAGCGGCTGGCTGGCGTCAACGTGGGCCTATAACAGCCGCCGGCGCGTGGAACCGGATCCGTTGCCGCTTCCGCCACAATGGCAAGAGGAATTGGCCGCCAACCAATCCGCCTGGGGATAAGAGGCGGAATCGCGACGACACGACGATACCGGGCCCGGGACGCGGCGCACCCCGCCGGTATCGGGCACGTGGTGCCGGCTGGCGGCTAATCAGCTTGCCGTCGACCATCTTTCACACGTCTAGCGTGTCGTGGGCTCTGCCGCGCGATCCGGTGGTCACCCGATACGGTGGGACCGTCCCCGCGCCCGTCTAGTCGGTGGCCGCGTCACGACCGATCACCGATGTCGCCCGTCCGATCGGGCGCCGGAAATCACGGGATTCGCTCTCGCCCGGTCGGCGACACCGCTTTAACAGATAACGCCCGCGGACCCTGGCTCGGTCAGCGACAACACGGTGCGCAGCGCCATTATTTAGCCGCCGCCGCCACCGCCCATGGGTGGTAAGGGGCAGTACGCGCCGCGCGCGAGATCGACGAACTGGAGCGCCTGATCCGGCGATAGTTCGGGATTCTCCTCTGCGACCATTTGGACAGTTGCGTTAGGGCTGTGTCCTCCCGCCATGTACGAGCACACCGCTTTCCCGCTGGCGATTACTCGATCCGCGCTGGGATAGGTGATCCCAACTTCTTGCAGTGCCTGAAGAAAAGCAGCGTCACGGGGGTCGTCGTCAGCGCGTGCAACGCCGGCCATACCAATCAAGGTGGTTGCCCAAATCGCAGCCAAAAACAGCTTCACCATGTTCATTACTTCTCCCACCTTGAGATCCGAAAAACCCAATCTTTTAGCGAAAGCATAGAACACCAGCGCTATTCGCGCGCATCTTCGCGTAAGCTCTAGGACCGCCCATCAGTGGCCCGATTCGAATCCGCAGAGCCGGCCCGCGTGACAGGCGTCGGCGCGGACGTCGGTCGCGGTACCAATCACGACAAAAGCCGTGTGAGCAGAGGGCCGAGCCCACAACGGCCACATCCACGCCGTGGTGGCGGTGCCGGCGTTCTGTCCTGCCCCGTCTTGCCCGGTCCACGGGTTCTTGCGGGCTCGCGCACTTCCGGGCAATCAGGCGAACTGCGACCGTCTGCTACCCCAGCCGGACACGCCAGGCACCGTCGTCCGTGCACACTCCGCGGCATGGGTTGCATCGCAGGCCACGCTATCGCCGTGACCGTGCCACACGCGATCAGACAGCCCGCCGCCGACCGTCTTGGACACGGCTCACACCCACGAGAGCGGAGACATCGGCGTGGCGGGCCCCGTGCGGAGCTTTCGTCATCGCGGTGAAATCACGGCAGCAGACTGCCGTCACCGTTGAGGCCGGACTTAACGCCAATGCAGTCGGGGCCGCGAGAAGTTCCCGCCATCGCTGGATACACTCATAGTGCTGCGGTTTGCGAGTCGACATATGCCCCAATTCGCCGGAACCACGCAGTAATGTTTGGCGTCGGATCCGGATTCAGCCGCGCACCGTGGTCACGGTGTTCGGATGCATGTCTGTGCACCGCGAATTATGTCTGCCCACCAGTGAGCCTGCGAATTGTTTGAATTTCGTTATCCGCAAAAGGTCGCCCGTCGGGCCGTAGCAAGTCGTGAAACCAGACGTTTGGGACACTCGTATATGGGTGATCCCACGAGTCCCAAGGGAAGTAGGTTTGGGTCTTGCCGGCCACCAGACCCCAATTGAGCGCACCCACGTTGTGCTGCTTGGCGATCGGCAACACACCGTCGATGGTGCTTCCCTGAGTCCGTGCCATGTACTCTGTGCACAGGATCGGCCGTCCCAGGGTCGTCAACTCGCCGATCCGGTTTTCGAAGGCGGCCGGCTCGTCGTAGCAGTGAAAACTGATCACGTCAGAGTTGTCCAGTTGCATACCGCTGATCGCGCTGCGTCGCGCCGGATCCGCCCACTGGCCCTGCCACACCGCGCTGGTCAGCGGCTGGCGGGGTTCAACCGAGCGCGCCCACCGAAAAACCTG encodes:
- a CDS encoding PIG-L family deacetylase translates to MTTGDGLPPWRNVLAVVAHPDDESFGLGAVLSSFAERGARLAVLCLTRGEASTLHGVAGDLSEIRARELAAAAEVLGVSTVELLSYPDGHLSETPADELSVPVVDFARKVGADGVLAFDSNGVTGHPDHQRATAAARAAALDLDLPVLGWTLPSAVADTLNHEYHTSFAGYPSTHIDLVIPVDRHQQYRAVRCHPSQALPTSVLWRRLELLGPHEHLRRLTPV
- a CDS encoding redoxin domain-containing protein, translated to MAAAALLLAGCGWSHTTAPAPVQLQFSAKTLAGQPFSGESLRGKPSVLWFWAPWCPQCQQEASTVAKVAAANPAVTFVGVAGHDRIPAMQAFVDKYRLGGFTQLADTDGTIWARFGVTHQPAYAFVSSHGSVDVVKSSLRESQLSERVHALVTQ
- a CDS encoding cytochrome c biogenesis CcdA family protein, producing the protein MIDTAALGFALGAGLVAALNPCGFALLPGYLGLVIAEAQDISRGTALARAAAATVMMALGFLTVFGIFGLVISPAVASAEKYLPFATVVIGVVLIAMAIWLLVGKDINAAVPKLTRGTPTRRLGSMYGYGVSYAVASLSCTLAPFLAVISTTFKQGLMLSGILAFLAYTAGMTATVGAAALGVALAGSSAGAALRRILPYVGRIAGVVVLLTGLYVTYYGYYEIRVYFADAAPDDPVVHIAGIVQSWLVHQVDKLGVWPLLGMAALFVAAAFRWRSVSRWLHRHPDATSDSS
- a CDS encoding DUF732 domain-containing protein, with product MTVIRSLLAAAGVAAVVGMPAAANADPGDTAFLSSLDQIGIQYPNPTDAVASAREVCDYLAQGHTTNQAARGVKNANPELSLTKASQFVAIARATYCNQVPAAS
- a CDS encoding DUF732 domain-containing protein — its product is MQYARWLLIAAGAVTAVGLAAPVHADNTDTVFLDELDRAGIEYADAQDAVSIGKDVCDYLAAGRPVNTVVRALKMRNHHLSMHNAAQFVAISAQTYCPAQLPAGGISG
- a CDS encoding PPE family protein, producing MFLDYSLLPPEINSGRMYAGPGAGSLLAAAAAWDELAAELHSAAAQYSSVIAALTTTRWTGPSSAAMAAAAQTYVTWLQNTAVQAEQTAGQAKAAASAYSTALAAHVPPAVIASNRALLAALIAHNYFGQYTAAIGETERQYAQMWAQDATAMNGYARSSAAASGLTPFSQPPQNTNPAGQAAQSASVLQATGSSAGTHVQSVLSQLLNLGTSSGSSSTTSSSTSTISSAVNNAASYASMTFGNGTASWADAANAISNINNGIGLFTFLAENPAGLFETLNPPFVGPAALGFGGSGLAAGMGQAIKIGALSAPPSWAMPASAITPVSFTVPAAGAPSVPAVVGGFPGGAFGETMLGTLAGRGLGGVAARAVVSRNRKVVPRSPVAG
- a CDS encoding PPE family protein yields the protein MDFALLPPEVNSGRMYTGPGSGPMLAAAAAWDALAVELETTAAGYSSVIAGLTGQSWSGPTSAAMAAAAAPYVAWLQSTAAQAEQTAMQAKEAAAAYEAAFAMTVPPPVIAANRALLAALVATNFFGQNTPAIMATEAHYAEMWAQDAAAMYGYAGASAHASALSPFNEPPPTTDPAGLGAQTASVAQAVGTATGSHVHQLTQVTTALPAALHQLVSPSGTSGSTETSTTSLLNELNTLFGGNTGMASAYTSNSLGYFTASYTVGANGFGFYREILVRGGIAGYLTFEGLGPREALFGVAGAQTPGGLGRAAALAPLAGVGQASSVGSLSVPPSWAAAAETEPVAISLTSTATDAAPLVAASLPPGMALQEAMMGTMSGRGALTGVTDRRDGNDDDRDDKNQKGKAEKEGERPAAALITPSGWLASTWAYNSRRRVEPDPLPLPPQWQEELAANQSAWG
- a CDS encoding DUF732 domain-containing protein, producing the protein MNMVKLFLAAIWATTLIGMAGVARADDDPRDAAFLQALQEVGITYPSADRVIASGKAVCSYMAGGHSPNATVQMVAEENPELSPDQALQFVDLARGAYCPLPPMGGGGGG